TGTACATTCAAATGCGCCGGACGctggagagggcgcggatGAAGCGAGAACAAATCCTGACCAATCTCGCGAAGACGGGAACACCTCAGCTTCCGAAAACGCTGCCACAGCCGTGTCAGAGAAAACCCCTGGAGCTTCCGATGGTAGTGCCGGGATTCAAGAATCGAAAGACGTAGAGATGTCCAACGGTCATGCACGTGAGACGCTCAGGGTGAACGGGGAATCAACCGACAGGACTGGGCCTCTCAGCAACCAAGGTCAATCGGACAAAACCAAGCTGGCTAGCACCGCAGGGCAGGAGCTTGAACAGGAGAGAGAATTAGAGGGCGAACAAGAACAGCAGAAAGCAGATACTCAGCAAGGTGAAGCAAGAGCCGAGAAACCCCCCCCAGTGACAATCTCGTTAAAGCGCCTGCCGACTTTTCTGATATGATGCTCTCGCGACTACGGGAATCATCCCGCGGAATGGCAAGTGTCCTCGAGGTCGTGGAGCACGGTCACTTGCTGAATGATGACTCGCTTGTGACCATTGCTTACCATTTCCCTCTAGAGACAAGAGAGAGCAGGAAAATCGTGTTTATTATTGTTGCCTTGCCGCCAGGCTACACTGCCCGAAGGGAAGGCCCGCTCTGTGAGTCGGTCGACCCCGAAATGCCTCCATTATCATGCGAAGTCCGACTCGCACATCTCCCTCAAACTTCATCTCATGCTTCACCAGACCAGCAGAATACCTTCATCCAAGTAAGCAGCGCACACCCAGACCGCAGTCTTCCGCTGGGCATGCACCATTTCGCCGTCGCCATTCACACCCCCGCGCATCCCATCGCTGTTAATGTGGCTGCCAACTGGTGGTTTGTGACATTCCGCTTCAGTGGCGGCCACGCCGTCACTAAGCATTTTGAAAATCGCCTGCTCACAGCACGCGAGAAGTGCTCTTGGAGCGGCTGGCGTCAGGAAACTCCGTGTAGTGCAACGTGCGGCGAGGGATTAGAAATCTGGTCCCGGACTTTGTTCGCGGGAGATAGCGAGGaagcctgcggcggagccctCCTCAAAAAGAAATGCATTAAAGCACCCTGCAGTGTCAACTGTCAGTTGGGGCCGTGGGAGACCATTGTTGACTGTACGAAGAGCTGCGACGCGGACAACCGTGATGGCTTCCAAGTGAGCCTGCGTCGAGTCCTTATGGACAAGGAGGGATGGGGCATCGATTGTAAACGCCTACACCCGTGGAACCCTGACACCAAGGAAGGCTGGTCGGAGAAGCTTGGCGCCGTTGTTCGCCTCTCCCCTTGTAATACGAAATTCAGGCAGCCCTGCCACGCAGAACTTGGTTGCAGGGTGGAGAAAGTCAACACCCGAACACTTTCTGCTTCCTATCCTTGGGGTTCTTGCCCTTTTCCGTGCGGGGGACTAGGAAGCATTACAAGCATTGTGCAAGTGGCAAATGGGATACCAAGATGGATCGGTGAGAGAGATTTCCCGGAGTCTTTCCAGGTCCCGTGTACTGCGGATAAAGAACCGCTCGTCAGTCGCATCCCATGCAACACGTTCGCTTGCGAGGACTGTTCCGTCTACTTGGAAAATATCGAGGAGGCAAAAGCACTACGTGCCTGGATTTTCTTTCTTCCATCACAAGATGCGAATATCATTAAAATCACTGCTCCCCGAGGAATCTCTTTTGACTTACAAGCTCCTCCGCAGTCTGGAGCTGATACAATTGGCCAAGGGCAAGTAGGTGGTCACAACAAAACAGGGGATGGCCCCTCTCAGGAAGAATCGGACGCGACAAGGAGGAAACTTCTGTGGAAAGCTAAAAATATTCTTCCGCAGCCCGTACGGGTGGTTAGCGAGGATGTCCGAGCTGGCGCAGTGGAGTCACGAACAGCAGAAAATGGCTTCCTTGACCCAAGCGGGAATCCCAACCATGACAGTGATTCCCAAGCGGCATCCAGTGGCCCAAAGAAAACCGGGCAGTCTGCTGGGGAGAATGCGTGCGCCCATGTTCCCACGTCTTTCGGCTACATCTCCAGCTGTGCAGTGTCCCCCTCACCAAAGTACGAGGGCGCTCAAGAAGCAACCATGCACTTGGCGGAACTCATTGCGCCTCGACAAGACACCATCTTAGACCGGCGTATTTATCCGCATCTGCAGCCTGAAAATGCCAGGGAGCATCTCAGGGACCGACACATGGGAGAGGGCCGCCGACCGGAATGGCTGGCCGTGCCCATTACTCTTAGGCAAGCCACGGAAATGGAAAACGTGGACAATTTCTATATGTGGCTCATGAGCAGTTCGTCTCCTCGAGATCCTGAAATGTTCAAGTGCCACCTGAAAACCAAGTTGGCAGTCCCGGTCAAATGCCGATATGAATATTCAGTTATTGATCCGAAGGATTGCAGCGACTGTCGGCTAGACAATATGAAGAAGATAATGACGCTGCGGCATTTTGTGCCGGCAAAGCACGGAGGAAGCTGCTCAATCCCTCTGGAGCAGCGATTCAAGAATCCGGTCCTTGTCTATGCAAAGTGCACAAAAGGATGTGGCCAGGTGCAACACAACCTGGTACCACCCGCTGATTCGGCGGAGCGGCAGGAAACAAAGGAGGCCACCAGCGGGGCCACAGCGGAACTGGGTGCCCCGGTTTCATCACGGCTGACCAATGTGTCGCGAAAGAGCCTCAAGCGAGAGCTGGACCGAGCCGCAAAGCGACATTCTTCTCAGGACGTGGAACAAGCTGCGGCACGCGATAGGTGGCAGCCGCATCAAGTGGATCTTGACCATGTCCCCCAATATGAAGACGTAATGAAGGAGGCGGTTGAACCAAGGTCAGGTGAACCAGCCAAACAACTAAACAGACGCGACTCCGGAGAAAGTTCAACACAaacggaggaagacgcaccTCTGCAGTCCGCTTCTGTAAGTGAAGATGTAGAAGCGTCGACAGCAACTAGAGTACAGAAATCAACGGGTGCGTCTCCAACTCCCGCCAGTTCCGTAAAACAAGAGGGTGAAGTCAGTCGAAAATAAACGGTGCCAGACACAGGTGCACTATCTGCGGTGGGATACGGGCCTTGAGAGATAGGCTCTTCGGAGATCGTCTGAGATTCATTAACGGATGATTAATGCCCACATACTTTGTGGGCGAGTCAGTCGCAAAACGAGCGGTATGCTGTAAATATCGGCCGGACGATATCCCGATGTAATGGGCTAGTGAAATCTATTTTGTAGGCGCAGTCCATGTTTGCCGTGTATTGCTTGGAAGAGAAAAACTGTATCCCACAATAGCCGATTGGGGCAATCTCGCAGTCATATCTGGCTGCGCCGTCATTGGTGGTAGAAAGTGTGATCTTCCTTCATGGCCTTTCTCTGGTGTTTCCGATGATCTGGGCGCGCTCATTTTCTCCGGCAGCTGTTTGTACGCAGCACTGCGGATCACTGAATAACATATCCGACACGCTGTTTTGGCCCTCTATTGATAATGTCCCGTTAGGTGTGAAGTAACCCGTAACTTCATCGTTCTGTGGCAACGCATTCTCTAAATCGTGCTGTGGCGTGCCATCCTATCATAAGCTACGTGGCAATGGAATTGACGAGATATCAGGCTTCGCTGCGTCGTCACCTGGTTTATTCTTCGTCGTTTTCCTGCACATGCTCCTGGTTTAGAGTATTACACTGGTAGGAAGATACGTCTGAACGAGTTTCAAGTTATGACACGCACGGTGGCCTACGAAGTCGACTCGCGGATACTCATGAGATCAGCGATAGCAACGTCCCCTATGTCATGTTTTTGTCTCCAATGAATCCTACTGCTTTTCGCTAACAAACTAGGAATGTGAATGCTGCTGGCCAGCGTATATGGGAGGCATGTCATTTTGCCTCTAGTCTTCAAACATTGTAGTGCGCACAACCGAGAAGCCGAACTTCTCGCAACCGCTGTAACTCCCTTGGGATCGGCCACGGACTGAATTCTGGTGCTGTGTCAATGGTCACAAGCAGGAATCGGAGGGCGCAAATCTCATTGCGTTAGTGTTTTCAGGGTTGCTGGCGCCCGGCAGGAACGCCATTGCCTTGGCGTGCAGAGCTGTAGACGCTGGTTGCGTCGCCGTATGCAGTACAATATATGTGTTCTTCTGTGTACCTAAATGACGGAAGCTCCACGTGTCAGGGCGTATGGACGTCACGCACATGCAGAAACGAGTGCTCGTCTCTGGTGACGCCTCCCAGTGCAGAATCGCCAAGATGTCACGGGAAAAGTGAAGACGGCATATGATAGCAAAATTGAAACACGAGACCAGGAGAGCCAAGAAGGATGCGAGATGCAATAATAAGAATGCGCAGGAAAGCTGATTCGTTCGTGTAGCAATGAgtgaggccgcggctgcaggcaaAGAACGTCTCGTCACCCCGGGCATTCTTTCGTGTGGTACGTATGCTTCAGCGCTCTCTGAATGCTTTGAATTGGTCACGTGATCCTGTCACGGCAGCACTTCAGCTGTTGCTGCGATCTGCAAGGGAAAGCGCAGCCTGTGCCAGCGAGGGACGAGTGCTCGGCAGCACAGGACTGCCATTGCCTACCAATATCCAATGAGCAGACCAGCACACCTGCAGGTGAGGTACCCAGAGTCGCAGCACCCCCTGTGCCGTGTTTCTGGCACCTCAGCGATCAAAATGCATGTCAAACTTGAGTGGTGAGCCGCTTTTGGGTGGCTGACCTGCACAGGCACGTCTACATGGCGATAGTACCCGGGCAGCGACCGTAAGAGAAGATTCTGCATGCGGCATGCATGCCCGTGTCGCAGAATCGTGCACTATCCCAAATGTGCAGCGGAACTTCAAGGCAGACACGTCGGATCGATACGCTTTGGATATCACACATTTTGGGCAGACCTATTACTCTGTTGTCATCGGCGAGGGCCGTTGGAGCAACTTGTTATTCTTCACGGAACGCGCTGCACTGATGATGCAGGTCAGCGCCGGTGGAGTCTGCTGTCGTCTCCCCGGGCTCTAGTCTCCCCATTACTGGCGAGTCGATTTTTCTATTCTCGAGACTGAGGTTTTCTGTGTTTCGGCGACGAACTGGTCGATGCTGTGATAACACACTCATAGTCGGCTGACACGCTTGCGAGTTAGTGGCATCATGCAGCATCGTTTCCGAACTGTGTTGCCATCGGATGGGAGGCTGGTAAGCGCATCGGCAGGAGCGCAtcggcctctccctcgcaatGATGCAACAATTCCGGCGGAGTCGAGTCAGTGCAGCGTGTTACCCACTCTTGACTGTGTCGCATCAAGGCAGCGCTTATGTGGTGAAATCAAACCTGAGGCCAAATTCAGGGAACACAGCAATATTCTTCAATGCAGCGCCAGCGGGTTGGTCCCCGTGGCGGACGAATACGCACTCGATTCATTGCGTGATGTGCTTAATGAGTCGTGCTCGAGGTTGTGGCCGTGCTTCTTTCTTGAAAAGCGTTTATTGGTGCCTAGGAGGCGTGAGGCCGTCTTTTTCCCTGATAAATCCCGGACTCTGCCCCCAGATAAGCCAGTCGATGTAGCTGGAGGCAATAGCGCGATGCACACTGTTGTAGTGAGATCCTATGTTTACCCCACAGAACTTTCAGGGGCATGTGTAGTGAGAGCTACACTGGGATCCGTGGAGGGAAGGCAAGACAACCACCGAATGTTGGGCGGTGATCCCAGCAGTGATAAAGGGGGAGCGCAATCCGCCAGGGCTGGTGCAGATACAGAGGCCATAGCGAATCTCAATGAGCTGCCCAGCGCATCTGCAGAAATAGGGGCGGGCAGTGATGACGTTGCTGGAGATGCTCTGTGCGTACACTCAATAAGCCAAGAGGTGGATCTTTCCATCTACCACGAAGCAGCGGTAACAGGCGCTACAGATGATCTgttccgcctcctcgacttCACGTAAGAAAGGCGCATGCAACGGCGTGTCGTGGCAGTTCGTATAATAGACCCAGCATACAAGCATGTGCAGGATGCGTGGAGATGTGGCTGTATGATGCGCGACAGCGTAGGGTGAGGCAGAAAGTGTACGGACTTTCAATAGCCAGCAGACGGGGCTAGATAATGTTTTTCGCTCATCCAGCACGAATAGTGCGGTGAACTGTGCGGCTAGATGCTTGGCAGACTGAAGGCGAAGATTGAGGCAATTCTGCAGTGTAGACGCCAACTGTTTTCTGTGCAGGCAAATCCAGCTAGAGTGCTGGAAAGGGCGCATCTACGATTTTCACGCAGGCGGCAGGTACCCTCTTCCTTGCAGCGTCTTCATTGGCACCGTATACACGGTAGGTTACAGTGCGTTTTCTTCGGTTGTGCAACGCTGTCAGTAGAAACATGGTTCGGAAACCTGCAGTTTTGGTTCCACAGATACGTTCCTCGACGAGGTCGTCGAGCTAAAAAAAACGCTCCTGATAGATGCAGATGAAGTAGAAGAGTGTCTTTTGTTTTCAGGACACGGGCGCAACCAAGGAGGCATACCCAGGTTGTGTGCTAGTCCACGTTTGTATCCGTACGCCTTGGGTTGGAACAGGTGGATCGGGAGATCTTTGGAGGTCAGCGGCTCCTATGGCAGCGTGCCTTGCCGAAGTGTCTAATTCACTCGAACCCTATGTGAAGCTGAAAAAGCGGTATTCGCTACGCTCGAACAGGGCAAGCTCACTGGGAGCCAACTACGGACGGCGTGAGGGCATAGCAGCTCGCGTCGGTACGGTTGTCGGCACTTCCTAGCACGCACGTGTGCTGTGCTGTGTGGTCGCCGGGTCTGTCCCTGGTGTTAAGTGGACGACATCCTTATGTCTGCTGGATTCGGTCTTTCTGCCTTCTAAGAGGCGACCCAGGTGTTGCTGTGAAGCACTGCTGCGTCTACAGATACAGAGTTTAGATGAAGCGCCGCCAGGAATAATATGTTGAAAGTATCGGCTATCCAGGCAGACTTGGATCAATTGCCGTCCTGCCGTCTGTTGTTACAGCAGGCTTTCAGGAATGATCACATTACAGGACAGCTGTCAAGTATTAGTGGAGCCCCGTCACGATTCCGCATGTGAACGCTTGCTGCTAGTCAACGAGCTTGCCAGAGTGTCGTTGACCTCGAGGCAGGGTGGTGCCCTGCCTCGTTGCACGCACGAGGGAGCTGCGTCCTGCTTAGATGCAGTGGTGGGCTTGTTTTTCGACCACGGGGAAGGACTACATCCAAAGAACTCATCTATCTTAGCACAGAAAATTCAACATTGAGCAGTGGATTCTGGCAcgacagaagcagagaaaggcTTCCGGACAGCTGGGCAGGTAATTGTTTCCGAACAGCGCGATGCGCGCCGACATTCCAAAATGCGGAATTAGAGCGCGCTTCCACAGCAAATTTTAGAGTGTGGCTGTTGCAGTGGAGCAAAGCAGGTTGCGCGGAGTTGGGTGTCTTTCCGGTGGTGGCGTGTGTGCCACCTGCCAAAAGCGCCACAGATGGCTAGAACGTAGCCTGCGGTTCCCGAGCCCAGCACACGCATGTGAGGATCAGTACAACGCGTAGGCGAACGGCATTGCAAGGGCAATTCAGATGTCAGCTCGATGATTTTAGTCGGAGTATACGAATTTACAGAGAGAGGGACTCGGCTGCAATGAGACACCAGAGACGTCCCGACCGATATAGGGGAGTATATTGCATCAGGGGATACCCAGACCTGAAATTCTGCAAGCCGCGGAAACACTTAAAAacgcccgcgctgctgcatgtcTCAAGAGGCCCGGTTTGAAACTTGATTCGAGCTTTTGCCGGTCGGGGATGGAAATGTTTCGCTTCTTGGGTAGGTAGATTGCACTGCGGTCAATCTACCAAGAGGAGATAAAAGCAGACTCACCGTTGACGTAAGGTGTTCACCAGAACCGTAGGCAGCCCCCACAGAACGCTTCTCCTGGCTCGGAGTTGCCGCAGGCTCCCTCACCGTATAAGCCACAGGGACGCGTGAGCTATGTTCTCTTCCACACATCATCTCAACATGAGCCGAGCCACATGCGGCATGCTTGCATTCGACTTTGCTTCAGAGCACTTGTGCTTGGTAGAGCGTTATTGGTGATGAAGCGGTGGCGCTGGCGTATCGGTCCACGATGGGTGAAAAGAGACCGGCACCCGGTAATACAAAAGTGTCGGTGTGGTTTGTCTTCTGTTAACACGTTATATCCCCTCGAGATGCCTCCGGCAACAGACTAGAAAAATGCCACCACGCAGTGCCGGACTTCCTCCGTGGACAGCATCTCAAGATGGGTGAGAGCGATGTTCAGCGACACTCTGAGGGGATGCGAGATTCCGTCGTGAAATTGCAACTAGGAGGAGGACACAACACGTGACATAGGCAGCCACAGAAAAGCGCACACCCGGCGTAAGTGTTGCATCAGCAATCACCTTGACTAGATCTCCTAGGAGACGTGGTCTACCGACAGAAGGCGTCGTGGAAATCCGATATcgagagcggcaggcgctAACCAGTTTGGCGGTGCTACTGCTGACTTTGCTGACTCCCCTGGCCAACCATTTGCAGATTCGCGCACTCTTCATCATGCCCAGTTGATCGCACTCAGCAATAGAGTGACATCGTCTGAGTTGTCATTCAGGTGGACGCTTGCTAGGGCATGCCTGGTTTTCCTTTTGTGCTTATCAATAGGTCACTGCATGAAACAGTTTCTCGACGTATCATGACTTCTGTCGTTTCGAAGCCGACACTgcgtacaaggattaattatgtccatctgtgcatctaagttgagactatcggttatatattttagacgctaacttcccggctaaactttgacttattaaaccagcctgggacCATAAAAGTGCATGGAAGCGGCTCAAATGATTGCATGGAAGTGGCTTCAAACTGCTAGAATGAATCTGTACCACAACTCGGGCCGGTCACTATACTCGAGATTTGCCGATGGCACACATAGGCAAAGGTGATTTCTATATCGGGCTGTAATCACACCTTTCTTGGCTGTGTGAAATTTTGCAGGCCATCATCGCGCGCGATGCAGAGTTGTCGGCTTCGATTTCAGCTTTGCCGTGGGTGGCTTCTCATGGCTGCACGTCCACATCCTGAAGTATAATACGCTGCAGCTACGAGGTAAGAAAGTTCAACTCACAGAAGCAAGCGATAAGAACAGCATCATGGTaggaagaaggcagagagggtGGATCCGCGCTGTACCAGGCCTGTCACTCGTGCCAAGACGCGGAGATGTGAGAATGAAATTGAACCCCTCGGTTCGGAAAAACGCTGAAGTTGCGACAGACCATCTGAGAATACTCGATAAGGGGAAGGCCACTAGTTTCTTGTCGGGATGTTTCTGATAGCATAGTAAGGCCGAACGTCTACATCCTGCGAAGGGGAAACGTGCAGCCCCGTAAAAGATTCCTGCAGTGGTAAATCACATGAGATAGGCGCATGGACTGTAGAGCGTGGTTGTCTCGTGGTTCTCGAAAGGAATTAACTACATCTATGGCAGGAACAGTGACTTTACAAAACAGCAGACGGTGCGCAAGCCGGCCGCGGAGCACGTGTTGTGTTCGCGCGTTGTTTTCGACTCTTTTCCACCGGGCATGATGACAGCCAAGTGAAAGACTCTCCGCTGGTTGAAGGTTGGGCTGTCCACACCACTCGCTCCTAGGATGGCTCTCACAACGATATATGCTGGGCAGTTAACCTTCTTCGATCATGCTTAAACTTCTCAATGCATGCTGCACGGGGCCTCGTTGAATGACTGTATCTTGACAAAACAAACACCATCCCACTCGTAGCAAAAGGTCTTCCGACAAACTTCCCGCGAGGCGGGTGTCCTGTTCTGATCTCAGCATTTGCTTGCCAAGCTGCTCTCTGGGAATTTTTCTGTCTACTCAGTCTTTTCTCAGCATGCGGTGCTGCAGGTTGCATCAATGATGATGGATACGAGCTCGCTCCAACCTTGTGAACAACCAGCAGTCCAGTGGTTGACAGTAGGCTGAAGCGTAGCACGGGACCTGCTCAACCACCAACCAGTtcgggcgagcgcgccttTATCACCTCGACAGCGAGCGGAGTAGCTGGGGGGTTACGTCTGCTCTGCACAGTAAGCGCGGTATGCCTCTTCAGACGGTGCATGCTGCGAGGTTTTTGTAGTTTCTGTAGTGTACCAAATACCCTTTTGTAACTGTGCCTTCCTCTGGAACTTTGCCGACGAAAGGCTTGCGTCACCGTAAAGATGGCGGTCACCTTGGCCAGCAAAGCCCACGTTGGAGAATGGGTGGACAATCTTATCCAGACGTACAAAGTTTGTGTTTTCTCCAAAAGGTGAGCCAGAAGTATTTCATCTCACGAAACTCAGAGAGACCTATCTACGGCAATACGCACTTTCCCTACGTAACCTGTTTGTTTGTGCTTTTCTAACGggctcgacgcgctgcatgcgcatacaCGTCTTTTTTTTGTGTCCCTGATAAAACTGGGCATCGTGCGACTCGTGGATAACTCATTCTTCACTTTTTACTGTGTGAGAGATATTACTCACGGCAAACTGTCCCACGAACCCCGCTCTGTCATCCGTTCTTCGTAAGGTGCGCTCTCACTGATTTTTGTGCCTGTTTCCTACGCAGCTATTGCCCCTATTGCCAGAAAGCGATCGCCGCGCTTCAGTCTGTCAAAGCGCAGGACATGGTGAGCTCATTACTTAAAAAATGCTAGCACTCCGTTAATGCATGTGTCCGGTGATACGATGTGCACGGCGGCAATGTGAAAAAGCGGGCACTGACATCATTTTGACTTCATTCCTAGTAAATGTGTTGAGCGCGTAGCCTCTCTTTCGGCAGCACATCGACGTAGCACGGGTTCTTCGGTGTTTCAGGGTCGTTGATCCTGGTGGTCACAAAGCATCGGCCAAGTGTTGCTCTCAGCACAACTGGCGACCTTTTCAATCGTTTCATGAGTTGTTTCGTGGGTCGTGCTACCCGAACGGGATCTGGGCCGGGCTCAATGCACTTTCTACTAGCTGATATCGCCTGTTCCAGGTGCGCAGCGGGCGGTTGTCTTTGATGGTGCGCGAGCATCCCTTCCGAGGAAGAGCCCTATTAGGTGTCTAACCCTCACACCAGCCGGTTTCACTTTTTCGTTTGGCGAACTGTGGTACCTCTGCTGACAGCATGTTGAACAAATCGAGAACAACCCGTACATGGATGCTATCCAAGACTACTTGGGAAAGAAAACAGGTGCTCGCTCGGTTCCCCGCGTTTTCATCGGGGGACAGTTCCTCGGTGGTGGCGATGACACGGTAAGGTGTGGAAATCACATGCTGTACGCGCTGAGCTGCCGTATATTCGCGGGTGGGACTTGAAATACGTGGTGCCGCAGGCGTGAGTTTGGGTGAGCTATTAAGTAACAACTGTCTCATAGGTCGAGGTACCATCGCACAACGACTACCTCTGTTGATTCCAGGACCAGTTTGGTGACCCCTGCAGTGCCTATCGTCGAGAATGCGCACAAAACCAACCGCACGCCATGACAGTCACACTCCTCGAACACATGTACCTGTTTGTCGTGTAGGATCCTTTGGAAGACGCACCGGCTTCCGGCTGTATGGGGTTCTCGCACTACCTCTGGCTTTATCAGGCTCGCTATACGCTCCACGTCGTTCTACGCAATTAGGGTTTTGACGTCAACAAACTCGCGTTTAGGGCATGTTTTCTGAAATGTGTGTCTCTCAGGTGCGGGCCAAAGCCAATGGCTTTCTTATCGAGAAGCTCCAAGCAGCTGGAGCACTATAGGGAGAACACGCAACTTGAGCTTGCATGTTGAGGATGTTTTCCGTGGCCCCCTGTTGAGTTCCTGTTCGCTCTCGTCTGTCACGCTTTCACCGAATGCGCTTGTGGAGCGTCGTCACATCCTTGTGCCATAGCCAAGCACGAGGACGAGCGATTACGAGTGTGTTAATGCATGTTTGTTTTAGAGAATAGTACGCGGCAGACAACTTCCGTTGTCTAATTTGGAAAGTATTTCTTCAGTCGCCGTGGGGCGGTAGATGGCGGACAGCCATGTCCTCTGGTGAAGTAGCCCCGAGAATTTGCAGCACAATTGAACGCCCTTATCGGTGTGTCCCCCCTTGCAGTTGCGCACACCACCATGGGTGCCCTGATCTTCTATGCCTCCTTACAAGGGCCGAGTTACTCCAAGACACTTGTATGAGCTTCATATGTTCGTCGGGGCGGACACTGACTGACTGCATGAGTGCGCAACTCGCGACGTGTCGGGGCGGCAGAAAAGTGGAAGAAGACCTCGAAAGAATAAGCAAGAGACACCTGAAACACATAAGCCTACAACTGTGTGAGAGTTATGTAATGCCGAGCGGATATTGGGTTACTTCGATAATAAATAGTTTGAGCGCCGTGTGCCCAGTGGAAGACTACTAGGGAAATGTAAAGAACTACGGCTGGCAAAGCAAACATCACAACGGATGTCATACGCATTTTTTCATCGTGCGTCGGACTAATCCTGTTCACCCTGATATCTGTGTCACTTAACCGTGCGACCGCGCCCTTGTATTGTTGCCAAGCAAGAAAGGCCCTGACCGCGTTTCGACGCACGATACACACAGGATTTAGCTCAGCCGCGCTACGCGAACCAGACAGGAGACAAGAGCAGCCGCCGATCTCCACGAATCGCGAGGCCCCGTGTACGCTGCCGCTAGCCGCACCAACTTGGACTACGCTGTACGTGGCAGACTGGTACCACCCCTACACGAACTTTCATACGCGATTCCTGTTTCATGCTGTGCTTATGTTTCTTCTCGTAGCTAAACAAGACGGCAAGATAATTGCACGGGTGACATCCGTACAAGTGGGCGCTACATGCTTGTCCTTGACAGAGTGTCCGAGACTCCACCACGCAGGCTCATATCGGTTTCACTCTACGATTTGCAACGCACGATACGAATTTCCATCGTCTCACCTATCGCCTACACATTTTGTGAAACGACTTAGCCCACAAGTCTCAACGCGAGGACGAGCAGCGCCCAATACCTTTATTCGGCAGCGTACAACTTCGTTTACTCATGAGCCACTCCCTAGTCCCGATACCGATAGAGCGCGTGAGCGCTGTTTTaggcctctctccctgctcAACAGTATTCACTTTTTCGCTCGATGCGTGGACGTCCACCTGAAAACTACGTACTTTGCTAGGAAGGCCACTTTCATTTAGCTGATTTCTTGAgaacatatgcatatattcAGATAAATACGACCCCAACGGCTGCACCCGCCTTCCGTTCTCCAGTGTACTGTCCGAAACGCTCTGGATTTCTTTGCGTGCAGTGTGAGCACAGCGCTCCTTTGTGCACAACGGGCTGCAGCACGCTCCTGTGCCACGATGAGACTGTTTGCATCATTGATACTGCTTTGCTGACGAGATATGGGAGCCGTCGAGGGGCAGGGCATAAGGGGGAAAGGCATGACAAAGGACAAAACAAAAGAATCGCACTTCAAGCAGCTTCTTTGTTCGTACACAGCTTAAGACTAGGACGTGGACATTGCGCGACGCTGCTGCCCTTCAGAGGATTTGGGGCTGCCTAGAGGGACGCCCAAGGGAACAAATTCAGAACAACAGACTAGCATGTGTTCTGCTCAAAGCAGCAAATTACGCGATCACGCGTCCACACTTCAAGACAATCGATGAGAGGGTCGCTTTTTTCTTCATTCGCCTAACACCTTGAGTTCAATATGACGATGTGAGACTGGACAA
The Besnoitia besnoiti strain Bb-Ger1 chromosome VIII, whole genome shotgun sequence genome window above contains:
- a CDS encoding hypothetical protein (encoded by transcript BESB_085700), producing MALSLPSLHAERVQRGGYAYAPGDEPHEGVRSWFLQESPIQHHEDSGLSAIEHSDDQTDFSLERLMADLGVGTKDRSVLGRGPHPAVYGGSVLDTTFQPFGFSELGGTQSSPSGVAQSLTTARKSSVQLRQQQVMDQLEQLEMLTRQTPVRGEDDQFVDFLFEPGASTAPDVKLTSPVSNSDTVHAYEHPARKPADHWIRTAETGVSMTQVKGEARPSDPVAEIKEDDTDERDNHKDASNENDTFGSDVHSNAPDAGEGADEARTNPDQSREDGNTSASENAATAVSEKTPGASDGSAGIQESKDVEMSNGHARETLRVNGESTDRTGPLSNQGQSDKTKLASTAGQELEQERELEGEQEQQKADTQQDQQNTFIQVSSAHPDRSLPLGMHHFAVAIHTPAHPIAVNVAANWWFVTFRFSGGHAVTKHFENRLLTAREKCSWSGWRQETPCSATCGEGLEIWSRTLFAGDSEEACGGALLKKKCIKAPCSVNCQLGPWETIVDCTKSCDADNRDGFQVSLRRVLMDKEGWGIDCKRLHPWNPDTKEGWSEKLGAVVRLSPCNTKFRQPCHAELGCRVEKVNTRTLSASYPWGSCPFPCGGLGSITSIVQVANGIPRWIGERDFPESFQVPCTADKEPLVSRIPCNTFACEDCSVYLENIEEAKALRAWIFFLPSQDANIIKITAPRGISFDLQAPPQSGADTIGQGQVGGHNKTGDGPSQEESDATRRKLLWKAKNILPQPVRVVSEDVRAGAVESRTAENGFLDPSGNPNHDSDSQAASSGPKKTGQSAGENACAHVPTSFGYISSCAVSPSPKYEGAQEATMHLAELIAPRQDTILDRRIYPHLQPENAREHLRDRHMGEGRRPEWLAVPITLRQATEMENVDNFYMWLMSSSSPRDPEMFKCHLKTKLAVPVKCRYEYSVIDPKDCSDCRLDNMKKIMTLRHFVPAKHGGSCSIPLEQRFKNPVLVYAKCTKGCGQVQHNLVPPADSAERQETKEATSGATAELGAPVSSRLTNVSRKSLKRELDRAAKRHSSQDVEQAAARDRWQPHQVDLDHVPQYEDVMKEAVEPSCLYAALRITE
- a CDS encoding putative glutaredoxin (encoded by transcript BESB_085710); the protein is MAVTLASKAHVGEWVDNLIQTYKVCVFSKSYCPYCQKAIAALQSVKAQDMHVEQIENNPYMDAIQDYLGKKTGARSVPRVFIGGQFLGGGDDTVRAKANGFLIEKLQAAGAL